In the genome of Bordetella avium, the window AGCGGCACGAATTCGTTGTTGACCTTGGCAGCTACAGCCTGGTTGCCGATATCGGTATGGATGGCATAGGCCAGATCGACCGGCGTGGCGCCTCGGGGCAGGGAAATGATTTTGCCGCGCGGGGTGAACACATAGACGGCGTCAGGGAAGAGATCCACCTTGACGTGTTCGAGGAACTCGCCCGAGTCGCCGGTTTGGCTTTGGATGTCGAGCAACGACTGCAACCATTGATGGGTGCGTTTTTGCAGATCATTGAGCGTCAGATCGGCGTCTTTGTACAGCCAGTGCGAGGCCACGCCTTCTTCGGCGATATGGTGCATGTCACGTGTGCGGACCTGGAACTCGACGGGGGTGCCGTAAGGGCCGACCAGCGTCGTGTGCAAGGACTGATAGCCGTTGATTTTTGGAATGGCGATGTAGTCTTTGAATTTGCCAGGAACGGGGCGGTATAGCTGATGCAGCGTGCCCAATGCCAGATAGCACTCCGGCAGCGTGTGCACCACCACGCGAAAGCCGTAGATATCCAGAACCTCGGAAAAGCTCTTTTTCTGGTCCGCCATTTTGCGGTAGATGCCGTAGAGCGTTTTCTCGCGGCCGGAAACCTCGGCCTCGATGCCGGCGGCGGGCAGGGCGGCCCGCACGGCATCCTGAATTTTGCCGATGACTTCGCGCCGATTGCCGCGCGCGGCCAGCACCGCCTTGTAAAGCACTTGATAGCGATTGGGGTGCATGGCTGCGAAGCACAGGTCTTGCAGCTCGCGAAACAGCAGGTTCAGACCCAGTCGGTGAGCAATGGGCGCGTAGATCTCGAGCGTTTCGCGGGCAATGCGCCGTCGCTTCTCGGCGCTGACCGCATCCAGCGTGCGCATATTGTGCAGACGGTCGGCCAGCTTGATGAGAATGACGCGCACGTCGCGCGCCATCGCCAGCAGCATTTTGCGGAAACTCTCGGCTTGCTGCTCCGCCTTGGTGGCGAAGTCCAGCCGCTCGAGTTTGGACAGACCGTCAACCAACTCCGCGACTTCGGGACTGAAGCGCTCGGCTAGCTCTTGTTTGCTGACACCCTGGTCTTCGATGACATCGTGCAGCAGGGCCGCCGACAGGGCATGCACGTCCAGTTTCCAGCCTGCACAGATCTCGGTGACGGCAATGGGATGAGAAATATAGGGCTCGCCGGAAGCCCGGAACTGGCCCAAATGGGCCTGGTCTGCGAAGCGATAGGCTTCGCGCACACGCTCGACCTCTTTGGGGTCGAGATAGGTGCTGATGATTTCGGTCAGGGGGGCCAGCGATGCGATCGGAGGACTTTCCGGAGCACCGCCGCCGCCGTCGGCCAGCGTCTTTTTGCTGTTTCGCCGCCCTAGGCGAGACCCGGCTCGCAGCGCGGCGAGCAGACCCGAAGAGGCATACTTCAACCCGGGAAAAGCCATGCTAGCCGCCTCCCCGGCCCGAATCAGGTCGGGACTTTACGGAGCATTTCCAGGCCGGTGAGGCCCGAGGCGATTTCGCGCAAGGCGGTCACGGTCGGCTTGTCCTTGCTGTCCAGGCGCGGGGCATGGCCCTGGGCCAGCTCGCGGGCGCGGTAGGTCGCGGCCAGCGTGAGCTTGAATCGGTTGGGGATCTGGTTCAGACAATCTTCGACAGTGATACGGGCCATGGAGAAATACCTGGGTGCGAAAAGAGGGGGTTCAGTGCGATGCGGGGATGCCGAGCTGGGCGAACAATTCGGCGTTGCGCACGGCCTGAGACGAGAAACGCAGCCGAGCGGCGCTGATGATCTGCGTCAGTTCCGACAGGGCTAAGCTAAATTCTTGATTAATAATAA includes:
- a CDS encoding RelA/SpoT family protein translates to MAFPGLKYASSGLLAALRAGSRLGRRNSKKTLADGGGGAPESPPIASLAPLTEIISTYLDPKEVERVREAYRFADQAHLGQFRASGEPYISHPIAVTEICAGWKLDVHALSAALLHDVIEDQGVSKQELAERFSPEVAELVDGLSKLERLDFATKAEQQAESFRKMLLAMARDVRVILIKLADRLHNMRTLDAVSAEKRRRIARETLEIYAPIAHRLGLNLLFRELQDLCFAAMHPNRYQVLYKAVLAARGNRREVIGKIQDAVRAALPAAGIEAEVSGREKTLYGIYRKMADQKKSFSEVLDIYGFRVVVHTLPECYLALGTLHQLYRPVPGKFKDYIAIPKINGYQSLHTTLVGPYGTPVEFQVRTRDMHHIAEEGVASHWLYKDADLTLNDLQKRTHQWLQSLLDIQSQTGDSGEFLEHVKVDLFPDAVYVFTPRGKIISLPRGATPVDLAYAIHTDIGNQAVAAKVNNEFVPLRTELASGDTVEIITSPASRPNAQWLNYVRTGRARSEIRHFLRTVRYEESVAFGERLLSQTLQELHMPMPAADDPAWSKLARSTGASSRDEILADIGLGKRLAAVVARRFAPENDLLATTAADVDEITSARAAPILIQGNEGQAVQLAPCCGPLPGDPIIAGMRLGHGLVVHTADCPVAMRQRLREPERWVTVAWDKQTAKHLPTRLDIVTRNERGVLGRIAAEVTAADANIVHVTMHDDAVSTVALHLTVQVDNRKHLAQVIRAIRHVPQVQKIVRVKG
- the rpoZ gene encoding DNA-directed RNA polymerase subunit omega translates to MARITVEDCLNQIPNRFKLTLAATYRARELAQGHAPRLDSKDKPTVTALREIASGLTGLEMLRKVPT